The following coding sequences lie in one Spinacia oleracea cultivar Varoflay chromosome 1, BTI_SOV_V1, whole genome shotgun sequence genomic window:
- the LOC110805102 gene encoding adenylate isopentenyltransferase 3, chloroplastic: MQMWKLAQPLLNMHQREKVVFIMGATGTGKSRLSIDLATSFSAEIINSDKIQIHKGLNIVTNKVTKEEQCGIPHHLLGIVDQNVDYTAKDFCLMATHAVESILLKDKLPIIVGGSNTYIEALVSDPEYGFKSKYDCCFLWVDVCPSVLHSFVSYRVDKMVELGLVDEVREAFDPHNTDYTTGIRRAIGVPELDTYFRIEHCVDESGRADQLRRAVNDIKENTCILANKQLEKIKRLKHVKGWNINRVDATEVFKMRNKEAADDAWMKTVTHPSLKLVTRFLNDNTNDLESKFSTKVVTQSMIGKNHMIATT, encoded by the coding sequence ATGCAAATGTGGAAATTAGCTCAACCATTACTAAATATGCATCAAAGGGAAAAGGTGGTCTTCATTATGGGGGCAACCGGCACCGGGAAGTCCCGTCTCTCTATCGACCTAGCCACGTCTTTTTCGGCAGAaataataaattcagataagattCAAATTCACAAGGGACTGAATATTGTAACCAATAAGGTGACAAAAGAAGAGCAATGTGGGATTCCACACCACTTGCTAGGCATTGTGGATCAAAATGTTGATTACACAGCTAAGGACTTCTGCCTCATGGCCACACATGCAGTGGAATCTATTCTCCTAAAAGACAAGCTCCCAATCATCGTTGGCGGGTCCAACACATACATTGAGGCTTTGGTATCGGACCCGGAATACGGGTTCAAATCCAAGTATGActgttgtttcctttgggtGGACGTATGTCCTTCGGTCCTACATAGTTTCGTGTCATACCGGGTCGATAAAATGGTTGAATTAGGTCTAGTAGACGAGGTCCGAGAAGCATTTGACCCGCATAACACGGATTATACAACGGGAATAAGACGAGCCATTGGGGTGCCCGAATTAGACACGTACTTTCGAATTGAACATTGTGTAGATGAATCGGGTCGGGCCGACCAACTCCGTCGTGCCGTAAATGATATAAAGGAGAACACATGTATTTTAGCAAACAAACAATTGGAAAAAATCAAGCGATTGAAGCACGTAAAAGGATGGAATATAAACCGTGTTGATGCAACTGAGGTGTTTAAAATGCGTAACAAAGAAGCTGCTGATGATGCTTGGATGAAAACGGTAACCCACCCGTCACTTAAACTTGTGACCCGTTTTCTAAATGATAACACCAATGATTTGGAGTCCAAATTCTCGACAAAAGTAGTAACCCAAAGCATGATTGGAAAGAACCACATGATTGCTACAACCTAG
- the LOC110805085 gene encoding protein TIC 22, chloroplastic translates to MVEGSGMDSSTPATGGRPNPLLSVSTFMHRLGAELTTRLDESRRLAGNFISTLSPASPRGRTTTPVSLSLPFASVGQAKPLQDVALSTDHVAKSLVGTSVFTVSNTNNEFVLISDPNNGAKSIGLLCFRKEDAEAFLAQVQLRRRELRSQAKIVPISLDQVYMLKVEGIAFRFLPDPVQIKNALDLKASETKSGFDGVPVFQSDLLVVKKKNKRYCPIYFRKEDIEKELSQRASRGRGPSQNIVVGSLEDVLKKMEINEKNSGWGDFIFIPPGKSHLQHIQEVAK, encoded by the exons ATGGTCGAAGGAAGTGGAATGGACTCTTCAACACCAGCAACCGGTGGCCGCCCAAATCCACTACTATCAGTCTCCACGTTTATGCACCGCCTCGGCGCTGAACTCACCACCCGCCTTGACGAAAGCCGCCGACTCGCCGGAAATTTCATCTCCACTCTATCTCCAGCGTCACCTCGTGGCCGCACTACCACTcctgtttctctctccttgcctTTCGCCTCCGTTGGACAGGCTAAGCCGTTGCAAGACGTCGCTTTGAGCACCGACCATGTGGCGAAAAGCCTCGTCGGCACCTCCGTTTTTACAGTTAGCAATACGAACAATGAATTTGTGTTGATTTCCGACCCTAATAATGGCGCTAAGTCTATTGGTTTGCTTTGCTTTCGCAAAGAGGATGCCGAGGCTTTTCTTGCTCAG GTTCAGTTGAGGAGGAGGGAGCTGCGGAGTCAGGCTAAGATTGTTCCAATTAGCCTAGACCAG GTGTACATGTTAAAGGTTGAAGGAATTGCATTCCGATTCTTGCCTGATCCGGTCCAAATAAAGAACGCACTAGAT TTGAAAGCATCGGAGACTAAAAGTGGGTTTGACGGTGTTCCTGTGTTTCAG TCAGATCTTCTGGTTGTGAAGAAGAAAAATAAGCGGTACTGCCCTATTTATTTTCGAAAG GAAGATATAGAGAAAGAACTGTCTCAGAGGGCATCGCGAGGGCGGGGACCTTCTCAGAACATAGTG GTTGGGAGTTTGGAAGACgttttgaagaaaatggag ATAAACGAGAAGAATTCTGGCTGGGgcgattttatttttattccacCTGGTAAAAGCCATCTACAACATATTCAAGAGGTGGCAAAATAG